The genomic stretch GCCAAATTTTCAGATGACACGTATGCGTGGGGTATGTGTATGCGTGGTGAGGCTTGTGCAATTGGCACACTTTTTGCGCTGTTCCCACGTAACTTTCTATTCagtttttttatgtaatttatgAGATGTAAATGCAGAATGTGGATGTAAGCAGTGAAGGTGAGAAGTGTCAGTAACTAAAGCTAGAAAAGAGAGAagggaacgatcataccatggtgggttgtctcccaccaagcactttgctttaacgtccttaagttggacggtctACCAACTCAGTCGTCTGCTGAAGATGGatcttccaaaaggaatatCTCCAGTTCCTTGTTGTCTTTCATCTTTTCACCATGGTAAAGCTTCAGGCGGTGACCATTAACCTTGAGGATCTTGTTGCTTGAGGGATAGCATAGATGGAAAACGCCATAAGGTTCAGCCTTTTCCACCCTATAGGGGCCTTCCCATCTAGATCTtagcttgcctggcatgagtctcaacctggagttGTAGAGGAGAACTAACTCACCAGGTCTGAACTCCATGCGCTTTATATTCTTGTCATGTATAGCCCTCACTTTTTCCTTGTATAGCTTGGaattctcataagcttctagacGAAGGCATTCTAGCTCCTGTAATTGCAACTTTCTCTCAGC from Arachis stenosperma cultivar V10309 chromosome 9, arast.V10309.gnm1.PFL2, whole genome shotgun sequence encodes the following:
- the LOC130949638 gene encoding uncharacterized protein LOC130949638, whose translation is MSSFCLIYEKACHLSVETEHKAFWAVRECNMEFEKAGAERKLQLQELECLRLEAYENSKLYKEKVRAIHDKNIKRMEFRPGELVLLYNSRLRLMPGKLRSRWEGPYRVEKAEPYGVFHLCYPSSNKILKVNGHRLKLYHGEKMKDNKELEIFLLEDPSSADD